GCAAATAACTAGAAACAATCCCGGCAGGAACGTCCCCTCGTCCGTCTTCGCGTTTCACACTGATGCGGTAATAACCCTTTCCAGGCGCATCCGATAGACTGTAGTGGCGTCGTTGCGTGTACTTTTCCCCTGAACATCGACTTTGAACGTTATATATTATCTGGGAAGGAAATCTGCAATGTCCTTTCCATCTTGGGGAACTAAGTAAAACGAAGAGATGACTTCACTTTCACGTACTTTTTTCTGTACCACAAAAGGCCTAAATCCGTGCCAGCCACCTTTTGCGTTTCAGCTTCTCAATACATTTCTTGTTCAACGCTGATAAACACGTCGGCAATGACACCATAAGCCTGGGCCAAAGCGTCGATAATGTTATCTGTGGCTGCATCTCCCAGCACTTTTTTAATGGCTTGCAGCAAGTTCTCCCCAACAATCGGGTAATGCTCTGGAAGGATACCCAGTGCGCGATGCTTATATGAGATCTTCTTCACAGCGGGAAGAATTTCTTCTAAATGATCGATGTGGGCGGCAGCGGCATATACGGCGTTTGCCAACGCGGTCTGCTGATTACCCTTTTTTTGATTCATTTTGTTAAAAATGTTGAGTAACTCGGGATGATTTTAGAAGAGGAGTTGATAAAACCGCGTTGTAATGGCAGTTCCGTGCGTTTCGAGAACCGGGACAGTCGATTTGATGATATCCCTTGTTTCTTGACTGAGCATTTGCAAGCCTCCTATATGTAGTGAAAGTGTTCGTCCAGTTGCCATTATAATGGTGATGAAGATGAAAGATATATTTTAAATACATTTTTGTGGCTGTTTTTTGGACAAATATATTTTCAGGCAATTGAACCGCATGTATCCGTGAACATGGATTAAATCAAAAAGAATGTTGATCATCCCTAAAGCGGATATGTCCTCTTCTATAACAGCGTGTAGAAATTTTTACATTTCAGACGCGTAAGCTGTGGAACGCTGGCTTGCCTTGACCAGACACCAATCGGTGTCCTATTATGAATTGGACACTGATTGGTGTTGTTTATTTGAAAGTGGGTGGTGATGATGACCGCTACAAATCAGAGCAGGGATGTGTATGTTGCAGTTGCAGACCCAACTCGACGTGAACTGCTTCGTCTTCTGGCGAATGCGGAAGAATTACCTCTCCATGATTTAACGGTTCACTTTCCTATGGGACGAACGGCGGTTTCAAAGCATTTGACAATACTGAAAGAGGCTGGACTCGTCACGCATCGGAAAGTTGGCAGAGAAACGAAGTACCGGTTGAATCCGTTACCGTTGAAGCAAATTCAGGACTGGGTAGCGTTCTACAGTAAGTTTTGGAGTACCAATATGTTGCGCTTGAATCAACTAATAGAGGAGGAAGAAGAATGAGTGAAACGTTAACGCTAGATTTTCAGTACACAACATCAATTGATAAGCTTTGGTCCGCTTTGACCGATTCCAGTAAGCTGGCCAAGTGGATCACGGAAAATGATTTTAAGCCCATCGTAGGATACCGTTTTCAGTTTCGTATGCCACCCATGAATGGGTGGAATGGGATTATTGAAGGCGAAGTGCTTATCGTGGAAGCGCCAAACCGGTTGTCTTATACTTGGGAAAGCGGAGAAAAGCACATCGTCACGTGGACGTTGCAGGATTTAGGGAACGGAAAGGTTAACCTCCATCTGGAACAATCCGGAATCTCGAATGAGCAAGCACTGCAGGGCGCTAAGTGGGGCTGGACCACCTGGTCCGGACAGCTCGAAAAATTACTGGAACAGTGATCCAATCATCCTTGCGGCGTATCCGGTTTGGGATATCCGACTGACAGGCGAGGTCCGGCTGGCGAACCGGACCTGCTGTCGTATCCGCATCAATTGTGTGGTGTGTAAAATTCGGTCCTGCCGCTGTTCAGCCAGTCAATCAAGACGCTTTGCGGCGGAATGTGATGGTTCTCGGCAGAATATGTCTTGTCCGAGTAATTTGCAATGACCTCCAGTTGATCGCCGTAAATCGATTTTTACACGAGGCGATCACTTGTCAACCAACTGAAATTCGTCATGGGCAATTCAGCGGCCTTCTGCTCCACTGGGGACCAGACTTTGTAATAGCTCGAGATCTGGTCCTTTTCCTGGTTCCACGTGTCCAAATTCAAGTGATACAACGGGGGTACGTCGTACAGCAATTCTGTGAGCGAACGGGTGTTGTCCTCACCTTGAATTTTTAGGCTTCCACTTAGCCAATGATCCGATGCGATGACCGAATCGTGGAACACGAGTTCATAGAGCGGCAAATTGTATTCTGGATTGATGAACACGTCGTAATAAAGTTGTTTGATGGGCACTGGCTTCATAAAAATCGTTGGAGCTTCAGGTGGCCAGTAGGAGCCCCGGTCATATGGTGACGATTTGTCCTTCATGTCGGGATCCATCCAATTGAACGCGGGCGTCACCATTCCTTGCGCAAAGTCCACAGACGATGCAGAAAACCAGTTACCCTCCTCGGTACCGACGACATGTTTTGATTGTCGAAAAACTGTAAGCGTTGGATAATGGCGTTCATCTGCTGTTGTTCTGTCGCGGGATGGGTCTTCGAATAGTCTTCATAGAATGTGGCATCCCCATCTGAATCGACAAACCACGAATTGAACTTGACCTTGGAACCCAGACACTTTTGTGCCATTTGTGTTCACGATGGCGCCATTTTTGTACAAAGACTCGTTAAAAAAGGGTTGTGTCAAACGATGAATTCGCCGGGTTTTGCGGGTCTTGTACCGTCGTGTAAGAATCGTATGTCGCGACAAGGTAGCCTAATGATTCGGCCAGCTTGACGAATTGCGGGTATCGATAACCCATTTCCCAGTCCGAGAGCCCTAACCATAGATGGTTTAAACCCGCGGCGTGAGGGTCGTTTACCATCTGCGTCGAGACGCCGTTTCTGGCGAGAATTCGTCGCTGCCCCAAAGGTAGACGAAGGCGGACCCGAGCAGTTTCTGTACGGACGGGTTCTTTTTGATTTTCTCGCTGAGTGTGACGAATTGATGGTTGTCGATGAGCGTCTAACGGTAGATTTCCGCAGGTTCATCGGGGTTATACATGGCTGGAAAAATTCCGCTGCGTCAGGATATAGAGCATTTAAGGAATCGACCAGACGAGCGGATTCGAAAGTATTTAGGATGGATTGAGTCAGAAATGTTTGAGTAGGCTTGTGTAATCGCTTTGTATTCGACTGAGACCGCGACGGATTTACCGTATGCGGTCTTTTTTATCTTTAACTAGCTCGGGATGTTTTATTATGTTTGAGTACAATTCTCATTTGTCGAAGTTCCAATTTTAACATAGAAATAAGTGCGACTCGTTCACGCGCGTCGAGAAACTCTCCTTCACCACGCTGTATCTCTGCAATAGACTGCTCCACATGGCGAATTGCTTGCAGTAGTTCATCTCGGGAATATGCTGTGTACGGATTCTTGCTATTGGAGTGATATTCGATGGGTTTACGACGTTTGTCGTTATACACGAAAATGTGCTTCCATTTCGTCGTTGAACCACTCTCGGTTACCCAATGACCCGGCGCAAGTTTTTTCGGATCTAGGATAGTAGGCCGGTTGATTGATTTCATTCGATCACCTCAATAATCTACAATACCACACAATTTAGGTATACGAGAATGAGACATAGAGGAAATTTCATGTTACGTTGGGTTTTTGTCGCTCTCTGACAGACGAGTATCAAGCGTTGTCTGGACTCCCGCATGGTCAACTTGTACCGAGATGCCAGGGAGTAACGTTGTCATCATGGATTTGCTGCCGCCTGGTGCGGATGACAACCGTATCTCTACTGGCCTGAATTTGGACGAGTCCGTGGCACGTTCAAAGTGTAACTGCGTCAATATCTCTGCCCCCAGTGCATCGGAAAAGAAGCTACTACACTGTTGCGGATCTTGTACAGCAAAGCGGACATGTTGAACCGTCAAGATGTGATGGTCAGAAGCATTGAAGGTCCTATATCCGCCATGATGTGGTGCGACCAGTTCCAGCCGTACACCGAATGGGGTGGTGAAAAATGATCGATTGGTGCGTTCCTGTATTGTATAGTTTTCGCTTGTAAATCGTTTCAGGCACCGTTGGTACCTGTCTTCGCTTACCATAACTCCGAAATGCTCCATGTACGGTTCAGGCGAGTTCCGCTGACCTAAGACAAGGTCAAATGCTCCGCTCTGAAGCTGCACTTGTCGAAACCGTGTATTCTCGTCGTCAAAAACGCTCCATCCTTCTTCGGGTGAAAAACGTATCAGTTCGGCTCCTGTATAGCCGTAGCGCGCAATCACTTGCATGTTCAGTTGGTCAACGCACGCCTGTTCAGTAGACTGCGGGTTTGGGACGTAAAAGTGAAGATGAAACAGTTCTACGGGTGATATGATGAATCCCTCCAGTAGTCAGCCTGGAATTGAGATAGAACAACGAGAAAGTGTTTTCGTTGACCTTGACTTCAATAGTAAATCGCCCCACATGAGCAACGGTGGCACAAAAAGTTCGAGAATAAGCAACGGTTGATGATTGAGAATCGATATGTTGAACTGCCGCGTAATGTTTTCGAGTGGCGCCAAATAACCGTTGTACAAAGTCAAGGTTGGTCCATATGTGGGGCTTGAGATACTGTTTTCGGGAGAACCCAATATCGCGGGTACAATCATCACCGACAAAAAGTCAAACAAATTGGACCGTTGTCTGGTTAGGCCACAGTTTCGCCAACAGGACGTAAGCCGCGAAGCAACCTAAACAGATGAATATATTTTCCGATGTTTCTCCCCAATTTTGTTCCCCCTAGCCTCAGAAATCACGTTGTCTGTCTTCAACATAACACTCAGCATATTCAAACTACATGTATTTTACCATACTTTAGGGAAGTGGTCGTTTGGTTAGTAAGAACTAATAGTTAACGTTAGGTATATCAAACTGTATCGTTCGGTTTGTAAAGGTGACTAATTTAGTCATCATTTACTGGAATGTGCCGATGCTGGATTGACTCGGTTGGATAGGGGGGGATGGTTATGCATCGTTTATACACGGACCGGTTGAATATTGGCTATGGTGATCGGCTGATTGTTCAAGATCTAACGATTGATATCCCTGACAAGAAGATTACCACTATTATCGGTTCGAACGGTTGTGGTAAATCGACGTTGTTAAAGGCGTTAACGCGTTTGATTTCTCCTAGTCGGGTGCGGTGTATCTAGACGGCGAAAACATTTCCAAAGAAAGTACGAAAGATTTGGCTAGGAAGATGGCGATTCTTCCGCAGTTGCCGGAAAGTCCGAATGGGTTTACGGTCGCAGAACTGGTTTCGTACGCTAGATTTCCGTATCAAGGAGCATTTGGTCGATTGGCGCAAAACGACCTTGATGTCATCGATTGGGCAATGCGTCAAACGGGCGTTTCGGAGTACCGGTATCACGCGGTCGATTCTTTGTCGGGGGGCAGCGACAGCGCGTGTGGATCGCGATGGCACTAGCTCAGGAAACAGACATTATCTTTTTGGATGAACCGACGACCTATTTGGAGATGGCTCACCAATTGGAAGTTCTAGAACTGTTGCAGAAGCTCAATCGGGAGCAGGAAAGAACGATTGTGATGGTGCTTCATGACATTAATCAGGCTGCGCGCTTTGCCGACTATATCATTGCCATGAAGGACGGAGAAATCGTCAAGGCGGGATCGAGCGAGGAAGTCATCACGGACGATGTGCTACGCGCGGTTTTTCAGATTCGTGCTGTGATTGGGCGAGATCCACAAACGGATAAACCGATGTGCATCACGTACAACTTGTTAAAGGAAGAGGAGAACGATGAACACAATGAATCTGCGCGCGATGAGGAAACTCACGGTATTTCTGCCGATACTCTTGTTGCTGCTGGCGTTCGTTAGTGGCTGTTCGACTAGCACGTCGAGTAATACGAGTGGATCGACGAAAAGTAGTGCGTCTGACATGGTCACATACCAGTCGGAGAACGGACCCACTCAAGTACCGGCTCACCCGAAACGAGTGGTTGTGCTAGATCTATCTGCGGGAGATGTCATAAAACTGGGCGTTCACATTGTTGGTGTGGATTCCTACGCAGAGCAGAATCCGAATTATAAACCCTATTTAAAAGGCGTTGCAGAGGTCTCCGCGGATGACCTCGAGAAGATTGCTTCACTCAAGCCAGACTTAATTATCGGCTATTCCACGACTAAGAATATTGATAGGTTGCAGAAGATTGCGCCGACCGTCACGTATACATACGGAAAGTTAAATTACTTGCAGCAATTTGAGGCCATTGGAAAGCTGGTAAATAAGGAAGCACAAGCGAAGGCATGGGTTGCCAGTTACCAAAAGCGCGCGACGGCATTGGGGCAGAAAATTAAAGCGAAGATTGGCGATAATGCGACCGTGTCGGTGGTTGAAACGTCGGGGAAGCAGTTTTATGTATTCGGTGATAACTGGGGCAGGGGAACGGAGATATTGTACCAGGCCATGCATTTGAATATTACAGATATTGTAAAAAGCGTTCAAACCAGGGTACTATGAAATCTCACAAGAGGTCCTCCCACAATACTTTGGGGATTATGTCATTTTGTGTTTAGAGCCAGGTTTGGACACTTCCTTCGAGCAGACACAGGCATATAAGGACATTCCGGCGGTGAAGAACCATCATGTGTTCGTAGCCAACGATGCGGCGTTCAGTTTTAATGATCCGATCTCGCTGGATTATCAACTGAATTTCTTTAAAAAGGCATTCCTCGGACAGTAACTCGTCATCATGTGGGAAATGTGAGGACCAAATGACGATGCGAAAGAACTTATTCACCTTTACTTACAAATTAATCATTGGAATCGTCGTGCTGATGTTGTGCTTTATCTTGGCGATTCACGCAGGTGCCGCGAATATTACCATACAGGATATCTGGCTTGCCCTTACGTCCCATGAGAATAACGAGGCTGTGAACATTATTCGTGAGATTCGCCTTCCACGTGAAGTGGGGGCGATTGTCGTGCTGATGGTCTCCGGAATTGGTGCCGCGAAAAAAGGTGGGTTTTCCCCTTTCCGAATTGTTTTAGCGGGGGCTGCTGTGTCCGCTTTTCTGGACGCTGTCGCACAGGGAGTTGCACTGACCTTTAAAATCTCAAAAAGTGTGTCGATGTGGACTGCTGGGGGATTACTTGGAACTTCGTGGGATCAACTCGAAGTCATTATTCCCCTTGTTATTGTAGGAATTTTCGTTGCCATTCTGTTGTCCCGGCAGCTCACTATCTTGAGTTTGAATGAAGACATTGCGGTTGGCTTAGGACAAAAGGTCGCTCAAGTCAAGGTGACGCTCTATGTTGTCATTGTGCTGTTGGCAGGCGCATCCGTTGCGCTCGTTGGCAACCTGGCCTTTATTGGGCTCATGATTCCACATATGGTGAGGGCAATCGTCGGGACGGATTACCGCTCAATCATCCCAATGTCAGCGGTTTTCGGCGCAAGCTTTTTGCCCCTTGCGGATACGCTTGGCAGAACCTTGAACGCTCCTTACGAAACGCCTGTAGCGACGATTATCGCAGTCTTGGGCCTACCCTTTTTCTTATTTGTCGTGCATAAAGGGGGCAAGGCGTTCTCGTGATACATCCAGTGGTTGTGAGGAAACAGAGACTTACCCTGATTAGCTTAATCGGACTTACGTTACTGACCGCTTTTATCGGGTTGGGAATCGGCAGTTCGGGTGTTTCCTATCGTGAAATCGTCCCGACTTTGTTCGGGCGCGGATCGTTTGATGATAGCTTTATTTTATACGGTATTCGTTTGCCACGTATCATCATCACGATTTTGTCCGGCATGGCGCTCGCCGTCTCTGGGGCTATTCTACAGGGCATTACAAAAAATGATTTGGCTGACCCGGGCATCATTGGCATTAACTCCGGCGCCGGGGTGGCTATCACGGTTTTCTATTGTTTTTTCCGATTGACGAAGGGACATTCTCGTACATGTTGCCCGCCGTTGCGTTTGTCGGCGCTGTTGTCACAGCCGCTTTCATTTATCCCGGATTTCGACGATTGTGTCCTCATGAACTGTTGTGAATAATTGAAAAGGTGCTCCCCGTATGGCTAAGATGAGTTTGTCGAGAACCACATCTTCGCTAGGAAGGAGCACCTTTTGGGTGAAACAATATAATCATACACGAAGTCAGTTTGCTCGTAAAAGCTCTACAATTCATACTCGCTACGATTTGAATGCCGCCACCTCCTTTGGCGGTGCAAGTGGTCTCATAGATTTCGTTTTGGGAACGGGTATTGACAGGGAGTTTTGGGTACATGGATTACGCAAGGGCAGAAACACCCAGTTCCACATGGACGATATTGCTCTGACCGTCATTTTCGGTTCCTTGCTGGGTCAGG
Above is a genomic segment from Alicyclobacillus acidoterrestris containing:
- a CDS encoding SRPBCC family protein, producing the protein MSETLTLDFQYTTSIDKLWSALTDSSKLAKWITENDFKPIVGYRFQFRMPPMNGWNGIIEGEVLIVEAPNRLSYTWESGEKHIVTWTLQDLGNGKVNLHLEQSGISNEQALQGAKWGWTTWSGQLEKLLEQ
- a CDS encoding glycoside hydrolase, producing the protein MVNDPHAAGLNHLWLGLSDWEMGYRYPQFVKLAESLGYLVATYDSYTTVQDPQNPANSSFDTTLF
- a CDS encoding FecCD family ABC transporter permease, which produces MTMRKNLFTFTYKLIIGIVVLMLCFILAIHAGAANITIQDIWLALTSHENNEAVNIIREIRLPREVGAIVVLMVSGIGAAKKGGFSPFRIVLAGAAVSAFLDAVAQGVALTFKISKSVSMWTAGGLLGTSWDQLEVIIPLVIVGIFVAILLSRQLTILSLNEDIAVGLGQKVAQVKVTLYVVIVLLAGASVALVGNLAFIGLMIPHMVRAIVGTDYRSIIPMSAVFGASFLPLADTLGRTLNAPYETPVATIIAVLGLPFFLFVVHKGGKAFS
- a CDS encoding ArsR/SmtB family transcription factor, with the translated sequence MTATNQSRDVYVAVADPTRRELLRLLANAEELPLHDLTVHFPMGRTAVSKHLTILKEAGLVTHRKVGRETKYRLNPLPLKQIQDWVAFYSKFWSTNMLRLNQLIEEEEE